A single region of the Planctomycetota bacterium genome encodes:
- the cobA gene encoding uroporphyrinogen-III C-methyltransferase, which translates to MRDGVVFLVGAGPGDPGLITLKGLEALRAADVVVYDALANPRLLREARPDAEMIGVGKRGGCHTMKQEEINALLVAKGLEGKRVCRLKGGDPFVFGRGGEEALALVDAGVAFEVVPGVTSGIAAPAYAGIPVTHRDATSSLAFITGHEDPTKQASALAWDKLATGIGTLVVYMGVKNLPHIVERLTSNGRSPATPAAVVQWGTVARQRTVLGTLADIVHRAAGMEAPAILVVGEVAALRDKLQWFETRPLFGRRIVVTRSRAQASDLAEQLEALGAEVIEMPAITIEPPADWAPLDTAIAALATFDWVVFTSVNGVDGFFARLDAAGKDSRALPRVAAIGPATAERLRQHGIRPDCQPPRFTGAELVAALADAETLAGRRILLPRAADVPETVRKGLQNAGALVTEADAYRTIVGGSADDEATRRLLAGEVDVVTFTSSSTVRGFIAALGAERLAALPPSIRFASIGPVTSQTAREAGLIVAIEAPEHTISGLVHAVCRLVAASAGGGPAHAV; encoded by the coding sequence ATGCGCGATGGCGTCGTCTTTTTGGTCGGGGCCGGCCCCGGCGATCCGGGGTTGATCACGCTGAAGGGGCTGGAAGCGCTGCGCGCCGCCGACGTGGTGGTGTACGACGCGCTGGCGAACCCCCGACTGCTCCGCGAGGCGCGGCCCGACGCCGAGATGATCGGTGTGGGCAAGCGCGGCGGCTGCCACACGATGAAGCAGGAGGAGATCAACGCCCTGCTCGTCGCCAAGGGGCTCGAGGGCAAGCGCGTGTGCCGACTCAAGGGCGGCGACCCCTTCGTCTTCGGCCGCGGCGGCGAGGAGGCCCTCGCCCTGGTGGATGCCGGAGTTGCCTTCGAAGTCGTGCCAGGCGTCACCAGCGGCATCGCCGCGCCTGCCTATGCAGGCATCCCTGTAACCCACCGCGACGCCACATCGTCCCTCGCCTTCATCACCGGGCACGAAGACCCCACAAAGCAGGCCAGCGCGCTGGCCTGGGACAAGCTGGCCACAGGCATCGGCACCCTGGTCGTCTACATGGGCGTGAAGAACCTGCCCCACATCGTCGAGCGGCTGACCTCGAACGGCCGCTCCCCTGCCACCCCCGCGGCGGTGGTGCAGTGGGGCACCGTGGCCAGGCAGCGGACCGTGCTCGGCACGCTCGCAGATATCGTACACCGCGCCGCAGGCATGGAGGCCCCCGCCATCCTCGTCGTGGGCGAGGTGGCGGCCCTGCGCGACAAGCTCCAGTGGTTCGAGACCCGGCCGCTCTTCGGCCGCCGCATCGTCGTCACACGGTCGCGCGCTCAAGCCAGCGACTTGGCCGAGCAGCTCGAGGCCCTGGGCGCCGAGGTCATCGAGATGCCCGCCATCACCATCGAGCCGCCCGCCGACTGGGCGCCCCTCGACACCGCCATCGCCGCCCTGGCGACGTTCGACTGGGTTGTCTTCACCAGCGTGAACGGCGTAGACGGCTTCTTCGCACGGCTCGACGCCGCGGGCAAGGACAGCCGCGCGCTCCCCCGCGTCGCCGCGATCGGGCCCGCCACCGCCGAACGGCTGCGCCAACACGGCATCCGCCCTGACTGCCAGCCGCCTCGCTTCACCGGCGCCGAGCTGGTCGCCGCCCTCGCCGACGCTGAGACGCTCGCCGGCAGGCGCATCCTCCTGCCACGCGCAGCCGATGTCCCCGAAACCGTTCGTAAGGGCCTCCAGAACGCAGGGGCTCTCGTCACCGAGGCCGACGCGTATCGCACCATCGTCGGCGGATCTGCCGACGACGAGGCCACCCGCCGCCTCCTCGCCGGAGAAGTGGACGTAGTGACCTTCACAAGTTCCTCCACCGTACGCGGCTTCATTGCGGCCCTCGGCGCCGAGCGCCTCGCCGCCTTACCCCCCTCTATCCGCTTCGCCTCCATCGGCCCCGTCACCAGCCAGACGGCGCGCGAGGCAGGTCTCATCGTCGCCATCGAGGCCCCCGAGCACACCATTTCGGGCCTCGTGCATGCCGTCTGCCGCCTCGTTGCAGCATCGGCCGGAGGCGGGCCGGCCCACGCCGTTTGA
- a CDS encoding diacylglycerol kinase family lipid kinase, giving the protein MPRSLLIVNPIAGRGAGQACLERIRRGLRDLGFSTLDAVTAQAGDAREAASAQAGHCDLVAVIGGDGTLNEVVNGLQMDRPLALFPLGTGNVLAKELRLPRRVEAFIEMVARGRLKQLDVPAANGRRFVAMLGAGLDADVTALLAARRRGATRMVRYVRPLLKCLAQRRPPRMEVCVDGAPPAVGEGFALVSNTRSYGGPFRITPQAAADDGLLDVCLLRRGGPVAYSRAILAFTLRCSRLSGAQYLRGRHVRIESPDPVRYQVDGDAVGLLPVTIGIDGRKLRIVVP; this is encoded by the coding sequence ATGCCGCGGTCACTGCTGATCGTGAATCCCATCGCCGGTCGAGGGGCCGGCCAGGCCTGCTTGGAGCGGATAAGGCGTGGCCTCCGCGACCTTGGTTTCTCCACGCTCGACGCCGTGACCGCGCAAGCAGGCGATGCCCGCGAAGCGGCCTCTGCCCAGGCGGGCCACTGCGACCTGGTGGCCGTCATCGGCGGCGATGGCACGCTCAACGAGGTCGTCAACGGCCTTCAGATGGACCGCCCACTTGCCCTTTTCCCCCTGGGCACCGGCAATGTGCTGGCGAAGGAGCTTCGCCTGCCCCGACGCGTGGAGGCGTTCATCGAGATGGTTGCCCGCGGGCGACTGAAACAGCTCGACGTTCCCGCCGCAAACGGGCGGCGCTTCGTGGCGATGCTTGGGGCGGGCCTGGATGCCGACGTGACGGCGCTGTTGGCCGCGCGCCGGAGGGGCGCCACCCGCATGGTGCGCTATGTGCGTCCCCTCCTCAAGTGCCTCGCGCAGCGCCGCCCGCCGCGCATGGAAGTGTGCGTTGACGGCGCGCCACCCGCGGTGGGCGAAGGCTTCGCCCTCGTCAGCAACACCCGCAGCTATGGCGGCCCGTTCCGTATCACGCCGCAAGCCGCCGCCGATGACGGGCTGCTGGACGTGTGCCTGCTACGCCGCGGCGGCCCCGTGGCTTACTCTCGGGCCATCCTGGCCTTCACGCTCCGCTGCTCCCGGCTCAGCGGCGCACAGTACTTGCGCGGACGCCACGTCCGCATCGAAAGCCCCGACCCGGTCCGTTACCAGGTGGATGGCGATGCGGTTGGCCTTCTCCCGGTCACCATCGGGATCGACGGCCGGAAGCTCCGCATTGTCGTCCCCTGA
- a CDS encoding GreA/GreB family elongation factor yields the protein MSEILEQLTQAIEQRRYDALENLWLELLDAETIPAEALARLLGHLLQAGQTARALDLTLALAPELVRNERHAEALPLLRAAAPAAAGNEEFRSALLACYRRVHRGVPHLAACIERSGLLTEQDLGASVATLDKLLSYREGDFFYHATGWGLGKIVAFDPLTARATINFERKPGHLVPLETIESIFQRLKPDCFLVLLKTDPDRLRRLAQEDPAALVRSALEALDGRLSLRGLREFLEGPIVPAEAWSKWWNGAKAAIKRDPRIALPAGSNPILTLRPEALTYEEEMQRRFAALKDLTHQTEALADYAEHRDREADPQAFLLPAARTIASRIASEPDPGAAVEAALLLTRLKLLAGEFPTPEELVARHKGNPVVLLNHLTTNASRARIFQMLRDQADDWRQVCRGILLEGPDALWEAAAAELPPDGDAPNIGTVVREVLANPKRHLSLFAWVCRNLLLERWPSPATRVDIFERLLKEGDELARRKAYQRGEWTPFSQADEMAEIRLTLRAGDLRYFDQMLAEISEVEASRLLFRIRQSSVLPEQFARLLEQKMVRKFPKLLVEEEHKTVEEPVQHIYATAQAIARRREEHDHIVNVLLPKNSEDIAKAKAMGDLSDNADFRAAIQEQHVLNAKALEMGEELLRARPIEPSMVAREHVSIGARVTVEDVATGKRQTFAILGPWDSDAEHGIIAYVAPLAQALMRHKVGDQVAFSHAGEDVTYRIVEIGSALEPAQGSGNA from the coding sequence GTGAGCGAGATCCTCGAACAACTGACTCAAGCCATTGAGCAACGCAGGTACGACGCGCTGGAGAACCTCTGGCTCGAGCTGCTGGACGCCGAGACCATCCCCGCGGAGGCGCTGGCCCGGCTCCTCGGCCACTTGCTCCAGGCCGGCCAAACCGCGCGCGCGCTCGACCTGACGCTGGCCCTGGCGCCCGAGCTGGTGCGGAACGAACGCCACGCCGAAGCCCTCCCATTGCTCCGCGCCGCGGCGCCCGCCGCCGCGGGCAACGAGGAGTTCCGCTCCGCCCTGCTCGCGTGCTACCGCCGAGTGCACCGCGGCGTGCCCCATCTTGCCGCCTGCATCGAACGCTCCGGCCTGCTCACCGAGCAGGACCTCGGGGCCTCCGTCGCCACGCTCGACAAGCTCCTCTCCTACCGCGAGGGCGACTTCTTCTACCACGCCACGGGCTGGGGCCTCGGCAAGATCGTCGCCTTCGACCCGCTCACGGCGCGGGCCACCATCAACTTCGAGCGCAAGCCAGGCCACCTCGTGCCGCTCGAGACCATCGAAAGCATATTCCAGCGCCTCAAGCCCGACTGTTTCCTCGTGCTGCTCAAGACCGACCCCGACCGCCTGCGCCGCCTCGCTCAGGAGGACCCCGCGGCCCTGGTCCGCTCAGCCCTCGAGGCCCTGGACGGCCGCCTGTCGCTCCGCGGCCTGCGCGAGTTCCTCGAAGGCCCCATCGTGCCCGCCGAGGCATGGAGCAAGTGGTGGAACGGCGCGAAGGCGGCCATCAAGCGCGACCCTCGTATCGCCCTCCCCGCCGGTAGCAACCCCATCCTCACACTGCGGCCTGAGGCCCTCACCTACGAGGAGGAGATGCAGCGGCGCTTCGCCGCCCTCAAGGACCTCACCCATCAAACGGAGGCCCTCGCCGACTACGCCGAGCACCGCGACCGGGAGGCGGACCCTCAGGCGTTCCTCCTGCCTGCCGCTCGCACGATCGCCAGCCGCATCGCGTCCGAGCCAGACCCGGGCGCCGCTGTGGAGGCCGCGCTCCTGCTCACCCGCCTCAAGCTGCTCGCGGGCGAGTTCCCCACCCCCGAGGAACTCGTGGCGCGGCACAAGGGCAACCCCGTCGTCCTCCTCAACCACCTGACCACCAACGCCAGCCGGGCCCGCATCTTCCAGATGTTGCGCGACCAGGCGGACGATTGGCGGCAGGTGTGCCGCGGCATCCTCCTGGAAGGGCCGGACGCCCTCTGGGAAGCGGCGGCGGCCGAACTTCCGCCCGATGGCGACGCCCCGAACATCGGCACCGTGGTGCGCGAGGTACTCGCAAACCCCAAACGCCACCTCAGCCTCTTCGCGTGGGTGTGCCGCAACCTGCTGCTCGAGCGCTGGCCGTCCCCGGCGACCCGTGTGGACATCTTCGAGCGCCTGCTCAAGGAGGGCGACGAACTCGCCCGCCGCAAGGCCTATCAACGGGGCGAGTGGACGCCGTTCAGCCAGGCCGACGAGATGGCCGAGATCCGCCTGACGTTGCGCGCCGGCGACCTACGCTACTTCGACCAGATGCTCGCCGAGATCAGCGAGGTCGAGGCCTCCCGGCTCCTCTTCCGCATCCGACAGAGCAGCGTCCTCCCCGAGCAGTTTGCGCGCCTCCTCGAGCAGAAAATGGTGCGCAAGTTCCCCAAGCTCCTCGTGGAGGAGGAGCACAAGACTGTGGAGGAGCCCGTTCAGCACATCTATGCCACTGCGCAGGCTATCGCACGCCGCCGCGAGGAGCACGATCACATCGTCAACGTGTTGCTGCCCAAGAACAGCGAGGACATCGCCAAAGCCAAGGCCATGGGCGACTTGAGCGACAACGCCGACTTTCGCGCGGCCATCCAGGAGCAGCACGTGCTGAACGCCAAGGCCCTCGAGATGGGCGAGGAACTGCTGCGGGCCCGGCCCATCGAGCCCTCCATGGTCGCCCGCGAGCATGTCTCCATCGGCGCCCGCGTCACGGTGGAGGACGTCGCCACGGGCAAGCGCCAGACGTTCGCCATCCTGGGGCCGTGGGATTCCGATGCCGAGCACGGCATCATCGCCTATGTCGCGCCGCTGGCTCAAGCGCTGATGCGCCACAAGGTGGGCGACCAGGTCGCCTTCTCGCACGCGGGGGAGGACGTCACCTACCGCATCGTCGAGATCGGCAGCGCCCTCGAGCCCGCCCAGGGCTCGGGCAACGCGTGA